Genomic window (Gasterosteus aculeatus chromosome 13, fGasAcu3.hap1.1, whole genome shotgun sequence):
CATATTCAAGGTTAAGAGTTTTGAGCATTTGGACCAGATGGAAGAGCCGAGTCCTGTCCTCCATTGAGCGGATTCCCAGGAATGGATAGTCCTCCATGGTCAGATCTGAGAGGTGGGCTGCCTGATGAACACCCAACGAGGTGAAGCTGAAGGACAGGATACATAAGAAGAAAGATCTGTGGACTGGGCAGGACAATTTGTGAGTTTGCACGTTATTGAGCTTACCTGGCAAAGTGACTGTGCAGCCCGACAGCCTTCAGACACTCATAGAGGCGAAGTGTCATTCCCTCAACGTCCCTTTCTCACCTTCCTTTGCTTCTCCTCACTTAAACCCAGGCAGTGGAAGACATGTTGCTTTAGCATCTCTGTGAATTGGTCATACAAAGGCATGCAAGACGTGAATGCAGGCCACAACTAGAGTAATTGCAAACTACAAAATCGATTTTCAACTACACAAGCTCCCTACACTGCTTTTTCTGTTTCCTCCCTCAGTGATTCCTGTCGCAGACTGATGGCCAAAAGTCTGGTCGGTCACTGTGTTACTGCCACCACGATGCAAAGTTGCTGCATCAAGCAAAGCACACAACACTGGTATGATGCTGACATTTGACACTTTGTCTGGGTGGAGCAATGGCAGCACAGGGCAACCATGTAAAATATGTGTCCTAGCAAAGATGGTAAATATAGCAGACAGAGACGTGCAAGTGTTGCTTCCTCGACTTCTCGATTGGCGGGCAGCTGCATTAGTCCTGCCATTTGTCACTTGAACGAGACGCTCTTCATGTGCACGAGAGAGAGCTGTTCGTTGTGTTTATGAAACCCTCCTTGAGGTTCATATTTCCTCAGGGGTGGACCACAGTCCATACAGCAAACACCTGTTGAGATTACAGTGTCAGCAACTGTTAATTCTGCAAATTGAATTACAAGCAGTGTACATGACACTTATGGCCAATATCCACGGAGCTCAAAGTAAAGGGGTTGAGGGTCTGTTAATACAACTACAAACCCACaccttaaaataaatgtgttgagtattttaaattattaaaatattttattatggAATAAACATCCGAAAATATTAAGTTTATTAAATGCTTTTGCCTCACAAATAGTTTTCTGTATGAAATGAGAAACGATAACGCTTATACGTTTCCCCAGATGGCAAGAAACATACAGAGAACATACCTGAATCACTCCAGACTCTTGAGCAACGATGAACAGATGAGTACATGCGTTCATCTGAATCAGTCGCGTCAGTAGTATCACGATTTCCGTACACAAAAGTCGGTCACCATAGCGACGAAAACTGCTCGACGAGAGCGCGTTGTTTCCGCGCAGTTGGTGAAGAGAACGACTCCTGCACGGACAGGTCTGGATGGGAAAAATAAGATGCGAAATTATATCTGATTTAGATGTGGAATGTCAGAAGGACAGCCGGTCAATAACGCTTCCTTCAGCAAGAAAAAGAGATAATCCCTCAGGAGGCTTAATGCCCACCGACAAACCTGCTAAGACAAAAAGCCTTCTCAGACTAAACCAATATTTGCCCCACTGGCTTCACGACAGACTGTAGAGATGAGCAATGgactaaatatattttatggGGTTATTAATGACAAAATACATGTATTATGATTGTTAAGTATTGAGCTATTTTGCATATTCTatatttaatgtattaaatCGAGCATGCTATTGACAATATGCACTCAATCTTAgtctaaattacattttaaactggCAATTTAGTTTACcccaagaaaaataaacatgaaaacaatctGTACGGATCAATAGATGTAAATAGATATATAGTACGCAGATATATAGATGGGTGGGAGTCTATTTCAAGTAGTTTTAATGAAttcaataaatgtgttgtatCTTCATCATTTAACTTCATGGGTCTCAAGTCTCTGCAGTATCTTACACAGGACATTGGTCAACTTTGTAGGCTTACCGTACTGTATATCTCACCAGTGAATGCACACATAGATACTTTGTTTATTCTTGGTGGACAGATAGCaaattggtttaaaaagtatAGTCAGGGTAGGGCGGCCGACTTAGGATCCCTTTCACCCGACTTTGTTTCATTGGGGACAACTTTGGAGGTAACACACAACATTAGCTCTTCCTCGAACTAGAGCGGCACCTCAACTGCGTTTGGTTGGTAACGTGATAACTTACATGTGCAAAGGAATATGCTCTTCTTACTGCAGATGTAACGTAACCACTCGGACAATCATTCGTTTGTGTACTTTTTGCGAGAGAACGTCGCAGAGACCATGAATTCAAATTCATTCGCAATCCGTTGCCAGGCTACCAGATCTGTCCCGTGCGCAGGGACGCAGTGGGGTGTCAAATAAGTAAACTGGACACATTTAAAGGTACGCGGATTTAATTTCGCCTTGCAATGAATGGGTAATTAATTATTAACTCGATAAAGCTGCGTTGAAGACGCACGCATGCATTGGTAATGCTGTGCAATGCTAGGTTTAACTAACTTGGAATCCTTCGAAAATACGAGCTTTCAATGTAAAGGGATATTTAGACGGGTATGCTTTAATATTCATGGATCATTTCATCTCTCAATTACAAGTGGAGACAATGAAAGGCGCATATGTTGAAAACATCTGGAACACCTTTcagctgcattttatttcatgtgaaTTGCATTGTAAGTGAATTATGTCTAAAAAGGTTtgtattgaaaaaaagttttatcaATCACATCCTCACaactaaattacatttataatcTTACTCATACCAGGACACCTGATGTAAGTAGTGATCAAAATGTCTTCTGAGGAGGAGACAcgttcctcccctcccccttcttcctccgcctcttcctcctcacctcctccggcCTCCCACTTCATCGGAAAGAAGGAGGACATTGTCCAGGCGCGGCGTGTGACTAAGATGCTGAATGGAGGCAGAGATATACTGGTTCTGTTCCACCAGGGGCAACTTTATGCTATGGATCAACGCTGCTACCGTAAGccttttgtgtgttggtgttgacACATGCAGGGAGCTATAATTGTCTGTCCTCACCTCCTGGATATTTTCCTGTGGAAACATTTAGAAAGATGATGACATTTATTGTCATAATATATTTTGAAGCATGCAACTTTCTGCAATGGCTCGTCACTAAGGCCTATAATGACACTTTTTCCATTGACAGATTCAGGTGGTGCATTACAGCACGGAGACATTGAGGTAAGTTATATATTCTCTTCATGTTGCAGTAAAGTATCGATTAAATGCTTATAATACACCTGGTCAGTTTGTTGCAATGTCCTTTTCACGTTTTCTTGTGTACAAAGGAAGACTTCCTTTATAGCTTTATGGTCTTATCTCTCTCATCACTTTCATGTTGTGCCACCATCAGGAGTTTAATGGGCGGCTGTGTATTGTGTGTCCGTGGCACAAGTACAAGATCACACTAGCAGAAGGCGAAGGGCTTTACCAAGCTGTGGATGATCCTACTGCCAAACCTTTGAGAACTCAATGGCGCTCCAAGGGGGTAAAACAGAGGATTCACAAAGTCACTGAGGTCAACGGGAATGTATATGTAACTCTGAACGACCAGTGAGGCCATCGAGTCGGATGTCTACCAGACCTAGAGATACACGACTGACTGAGACAAGGTCCAGCCAACCAGCCATGGCCAAGAAATAAAGAGACACTCAAGGACCTTTTTTTTCAGGTGATTGATTACTCAACAAGCACTGAAGTGCTTCCAGGACCAAGTGAGaagttttgttatattttattgGAAAGCATATCAACCGTCTTCAGAACCTGATTATCACAATAATaattgtcaaaaaaatgttACTAAGTGTGCAAGCCAATACGCCTGTAAGATTTATATGAGCCAATCGATGGTAGAGATAAATATGGTCCTGTAAACCGCAATTGCAGGATGTGTGTCATTTCAGAGCAAATATTTGGGCCTCAGTTGGACATCCTTAGAGTTTTGTGGTGTTTACTGTGCTTTTGCCCAGAAAACAGGGCATTACTGAAGACATTCAACCAATTTGAAGGTgtgatttcatttcatgtttggTATAAAATTGAACTATTTTCAATAGAAAAAGATTCTTCTGAACACAATCCAATTACTTTGCTGATTTTTCAACCACATTAGATCAGCTTCTAAACGCTTCTGTACGTATAAAACGTGGTCAGAAAGAGCTCCACCTCGATCAACGACAGCATTAAATTGCTCCTTTCCCACCATTGTTTTG
Coding sequences:
- the LOC120830541 gene encoding Rieske domain-containing protein gives rise to the protein MSSEEETRSSPPPSSSASSSSPPPASHFIGKKEDIVQARRVTKMLNGGRDILVLFHQGQLYAMDQRCYHSGGALQHGDIEEFNGRLCIVCPWHKYKITLAEGEGLYQAVDDPTAKPLRTQWRSKGVKQRIHKVTEVNGNVYVTLNDQ